The following proteins are co-located in the Candida dubliniensis CD36 chromosome 3, complete sequence genome:
- a CDS encoding nuclear pore complex subunit, putative (Similar to S. cerevisiae SEC13;~In S. cerevisiae: component of both the Nup84 nuclear pore sub-complex and of the COPII complex (important for the formation of ER to Golgi transport vesicles)), which translates to MVTIGNAHDDLIHDAVLDYYGKRLATCSSDKTIKIFDLDGTDNYKLVTTLTGHEGPVWQVSWAHPKFGSILASCSYDGKALIWKEQPETQQWSIIAEHTVHQASVNSVSWAPHELGAVLLCTSSDGKVSVVDFNDDGTTSHVVFDAHAIGANSATWAPVSTSSKDSATLKQQRRIVSCGSDNLAKIWKYDAANNTYIEEAKLEGHTDWVRDVAWSPSNLIRSYIATASQDRTVFIWTQDRDGKWQKQLLTEEKFPDVCWRCSWSLSGNILAVSGGDNKVSLWKENLQGKWESAGEVDQ; encoded by the coding sequence ATGGTGACAATTGGGAATGCACATGACGATTTGATTCATGATGCAGTATTGGATTATTATGGAAAGCGATTAGCCACTTGTTCTTCTGACAAAACcatcaaaatatttgatcTTGACGGCACagataattataaattggTTACCACATTAACGGGACACGAAGGACCAGTTTGGCAAGTGTCCTGGGCACATCCTAAATTTGGGTCTATATTGGCTTCGTGCTCATACGACGGGAAAGCATTGATTTGGAAGGAGCAACCAGAAACTCAGCAATGGTCAATAATTGCCGAACACACTGTTCATCAAGCAAGTGTCAATTCTGTGTCATGGGCTCCTCATGAACTAGGGGCTGTTTTATTGTGCACTTCTTCAGATGGAAAAGTCTCAGTGGTGGACTTCAACGATGATGGTACCACTTCACATGTCGTATTTGATGCTCACGCAATAGGGGCCAATTCCGCCACTTGGGCTCCCGTATCAACCTCATCAAAAGATTCTGCTAcattaaaacaacaacgtAGAATAGTTAGTTGTGGGTCTGACAATTTAGCCAAAATCTGGAAGTACGATGCTGCTAACAACACCTATATCGAGGAGGCGAAATTGGAAGGTCATACTGATTGGGTAAGAGATGTAGCTTGGTCACCATCTAATTTAATCAGATCTTACATTGCTACTGCATCACAAGATCGCACTGTGTTCATCTGGACCCAGGACAGAGATGGCAAATGGCAAAAACAGTTATTAACAGAAGAAAAGTTTCCTGATGTGTGCTGGAGATGTTCCTGGTCATTATCAGGAAACATTTTGGCTGTGTCTGGTGGCGACAATAAGGTGAGTTTGTGGAAGGAGAACTTACAAGGAAAATGGGAATCAGCTGGTGAAGTTGATCAGTaa
- a CDS encoding purine nucleoside phosphorylase, putative (Similar to S. cerevisiae PNP1;~specifically metabolizes inosine and guanosine nucleosides), with the protein MAENIPPEEYIKQLNHASDTIKNKIDQFQELAQPRVMIICGSGLGGIADVLQAEPKLEIPYSKIPGFKVSTVPGHAGKLVFGLIGKSKVPVMCMVGRLHFYEGYSFQETTFPVRVAKLLGISSVVVTNAAGGVNPKFKPGDLMVIEDHINFPGLAGYHPLRGPNLSEFGPRFQPLSDAYDYELRKLFITTARDKLGITRSIYEGTYFFAAGPTFESRAEVRMIKTMGGDAVGMSTVPEVIVARHSGLRVLALSLITNAGVGDKPPSAFDENPPALDEGMASHAEVLEAADEASKDVQKIIEEVINQL; encoded by the coding sequence ATGGCCGAAAATATTCCGCCAGAAGAATACATTAAACAGCTTAATCATGCTTCTGATACgataaagaataaaattgaCCAATTTCAAGAATTGGCGCAACCAAGAGTCATGATAATATGTGGGTCGGGCTTGGGAGGTATTGCTGATGTGTTACAAGCAGAACCTAAACTTGAAATCCCATACTCCAAAATACCAGGGTTCAAAGTATCCACAGTCCCTGGTCATGCAGGAAAATTAGTATTTGGGCTAATTGGTAAAAGTAAAGTACCGGTGATGTGTATGGTGGGTCGTTTACATTTCTACGAAGGATACAGTTTCCAAGAAACCACGTTTCCTGTTAGAGTCGCCAAATTGTTAGGGATTTCtagtgttgttgttacCAACGCTGCTGGTGGTGTTAACCCAAAGTTTAAGCCCGGTGATTTGATGGTTATTGAAGACCACATTAATTTCCCGGGATTGGCAGGTTACCATCCCTTAAGAGGACCAAACTTGAGTGAATTTGGACCTAGATTTCAGCCTCTTTCTGATGCATACGATTATGAATTACGGAAATTGTTTATAACCACTGCTAGAGATAAATTGGGCATCACTAGAAGCATTTATGAGGGTACATATTTCTTTGCTGCTGGTCCCACTTTTGAAAGTAGAGCCGAAGTGAGAATGATTAAAACAATGGGCGGAGATGCAGTGGGGATGTCAACTGTTCCAGAAGTAATTGTTGCTCGCCACTCAGGGTTAAGGGTGCTTGCATTATCGTTAATTACCAACGCTGGTGTTGGAGACAAACCACCAAGTGCTTTCGATGAAAACCCTCCAGCCTTAGATGAAGGAATGGCAAGTCATGCCGAGGTTTTGGAGGCTGCAGATGAAGCTTCTAAAGATGTTCAAAAAATCATAGAAGAAgtaattaatcaattataa
- a CDS encoding mitochondrial protein, putative (Similar to S. cerevisiae CAF17;~In S. cerevisiae: interacts with Ccr4p in the two-hybrid system; 3'-untranslated region contains a putative mRNA localization element common to genes encoding mitochondrial proteins), protein MRFPNVGLAELSKSIIKIRGPDATKFLNGLVTSRLLPNVVKKKQHTISESENRHSNLSEIIDVSQNYGLMHEDIYDPDYNITISRDGVNSMILNSKGRVVTDCFLYPDPFHNVDGTFQESINEPGYLLEVDKSISQQLMMILKLHKLSAKVDIIPDKKLHSYYYYDDTSTFDAWLENIQSKYFKSLDPTAALQNANSFIKDNVFFNQKIAKNILGFAIDNRIPNFGIKFISNKPISTTGENDSHNVVIPVESVFSESFSEEFDTTTIDESSVVRRRFQNGLFEIQDAPKGSSLLPFECNLDYINGLSLDKGCYVGQELTIRTFNNGVIRKRIFPVQFFQLTEYNLSYLQGHPIDLNMLDPVIERMSNIPSSSLGKLEITPLDDSESQQKQASTNESSFASSPFGSSKVVRKRKTSLGKIISVQDNLGLVMFAVSDVEKCQIYKLELPSFEGGTQFIGVKVDIPDWWPIS, encoded by the coding sequence ATGAGATTTCCGAATGTGGGTTTGGCTGAGCTATCTAAAagtattatcaaaattcGGGGCCCCGATGCCACCAAGTTTTTGAATGGACTAGTAACATCTAGGCTACTTCCAAACgttgttaagaaaaaacaacatACAATAAGTGAATCGGAAAATAGACATTCAAACCTTTCAGAGATTATTGATGTTTCTCAAAACTATGGATTAATGCATGAAGATATTTATGATCCCGATTATAACATAACTATTAGCAGAGATGGGGTtaattcaatgattttgaattcaaaggGACGAGTAGTAACAGATTGCTTTTTATATCCTGACCCCTTTCATAACGTGGATGGGACTTTCCAAGAGAGCATAAATGAGCCAGGATATTTATTAGAAGTAGATAAACTGATACTGcaacaattgatgatgatactAAAGTTACATAAATTAAGTGCTAAAGTCGATATAATCCCTGATAAAAAGCTTCATTCCTATTACTATTATGATGACACTTCAACGTTTGATGCATGGTTGGAAAATATTCAatccaaatatttcaaaagcCTCGACCCAACAGCTGCTCTACAGAATGCCAATTCTTTTATCAAGGACAATGTCTTtttcaaccaaaaaataGCTAAGAATATATTGGGGTTTGCCATTGACAATAGAATTCCAAACTTTGGTATAAAGTTCATTTCGAACAAGCCAATATCAACTACTGGTGAGAATGATAGCCACAACGTTGTGATCCCAGTAGAGTCGGTCTTTTCTGAGTCATTTAGCGAGGAATTTGACACAACTACTATTGATGAAAGCAGTGTAGTTAGAAGACGATTTCAGAAtggattatttgaaattcaGGATGCACCAAAGGGCAGTTCTTTGTTGCCCTTTGAATGTAATCTAGATTATATCAATGGTTTGTCCTTGGACAAAGGGTGCTATGTTGGCCAAGAATTGACTATACGTACATTTAATAATGGTGTTatcagaaaaagaatattccCAGTGCAGTTTTTCCAACTAACAGAGTATAATCTTAGCTACTTACAGGGTCACcctattgatttaaatatgTTGGATCCAGTGATAGAAAGAATGAGTAATATTCCAAGTTCGTCGTTAGGGAAATTGGAAATCACACCACTCGACGATTCAGAGTCTCAACAGAAACAAGCGTCTACTAATGAAAGCTCCTTTGCATCGTCACCGTTTGGGTCTTCCAAGGTTGtaaggaaaagaaaaacctCACTTGGGAAGATAATTTCAGTTCAAGATAATCTTGGGTTAGTGATGTTTGCAGTGTCTGATGTGGAAAAGTGTCAAATTTATAAACTAGAACTACCTTCATTTGAAGGCGGAACTCAATTCATTGGTGTGAAAGTCGATATTCCTGATTGGTGGCCGATAAGTTAG
- a CDS encoding glutaredoxin-like protein, putative yields MLHATMRHTFSTSIPKRFFSYTTINSQIQLTFFTKDNCMLCSNAKFILYNALKSSKLKNTPVKLTTIDIMDPENQEAFDKYCYDVPVLHVDRPTQDKPVKFMHYFYADKLLEEFTK; encoded by the coding sequence ATGCTACATGCAACAATGAGACATACATTTAGTACATCTATACCGAAGAGGTTTTTTTCATACACTACAATCAATTCTCAGATCCAATTGACATTTTTCACCAAAGACAACTGCATGTTATGTTCAAACGCcaaatttatattatataatgCATTGAAATCCTCAAAGCTTAAAAATACACCTGTCAAGTTGACTACTATAGATATAATGGACCCTGAGAATCAAGAAGCATTTGACAAATACTGTTATGATGTACCAGTGTTGCATGTTGATAGACCCACTCAGGACAAACCAGTTAAGTTTATGCACTATTTCTATGCAGATAAATTGCTAGAGgaatttacaaaataa
- a CDS encoding dehydrogenase, putative, giving the protein MSYPTVPWPTFADLRQMLHGFWASKPTYTESQYPDLQDKVVIVTGGNTGLGYETVKSLAGSTKARIYVFSRNKEKTLAAIKQIQLEIAEEYNVSNSDIRFIQVDLSDLTTIKPAVEEFLKQEQRIDIIIHNAGIMGPPVGSKSKQGYELQWGTNVVGPHLLQRLLDPLFIKTSETNPPGFSRIVWVSSTAHLFAPQGGVFWDNVNYENLKLTQTQVRTTLYAQSKAGNLIQARTWSRKHNFPNVISSSLCPGYLYTDLIRNLNSFEQCFVKRLIYPRRYGAYTELYAAFSPDVKDGAHTIGFGVPSHARTDLTSEAVGDKTWAYLDKETDAYL; this is encoded by the coding sequence atgtCATATCCTACTGTACCATGGCCTACATTTGCTGACTTGAGACAAATGCTTCACGGTTTTTGGGCCTCAAAGCCAACATATACCGAGTCACAATATCCAGATTTACAAGATAAGGTTGTTATTGTAACTGGTGGTAATACTGGACTTGGTTATGAAACAGTTAAATCTTTAGCAGGATCCACCAAGGCTAGAATTTATGTGTTCTCCAGAAATAAAGAGAAAACACTCGCTGcaatcaaacaaattcaattggaaATTGCAGAAGAATATAATGTTAGTAACAGTGACATTCGCTTTATCCAAGTGGACTTGAGTGATTTGACAACCATCAAACCAGCTGTCGAAGAGTTTTTGAAGCAAGAACAAAGAAtagatattattattcataatGCTGGTATCATGGGACCACCGGTTGGATCCAAATCCAAACAAGGCTATGAATTACAATGGGGGACAAATGTTGTTGGCCCACATTTATTACAAAGGTTATTGGACCCGTTGTTCATTAAAACAAGTGAAACCAATCCTCCTGGGTTCAGCAGAATTGTTTGGGTATCATCCACAGCTCATTTGTTTGCACCTCAAGGCGGAGTCTTTTGGGATAACGTCAACTACGAAAACTTGAAACTTACTCAAACTCAAGTAAGAACAACCCTTTATGCGCAGAGTAAAGCGGGTAATTTGATTCAGGCAAGAACTTGGTCTAGGAAACACAATTTTCCCAATGTAATCAGTTCATCGCTTTGTCCTGGTTATTTATACACCGACTTGATACGTAACTTGAATAGTTTCGAACAGTGTTTTGTCAAACGTTTGATTTACCCAAGAAGGTATGGGGCTTACACAGAATTGTATGCCGCATTCTCTCCTGACGTCAAAGATGGTGCACATACTATTGGTTTTGGTGTTCCATCTCACGCAAGAACAGACTTAACTAGTGAAGCGGTAGGTGACAAAACATGGGCTTATCTTGACAAAGAAACCGATGCTTATTTGTAG
- a CDS encoding low-affinity methionine permease, putative (Similar to S. cerevisiae MUP3) has protein sequence MVSSSFDLELNPNIQRKDNIPQPSSSSNRSSALEINNDNDNNNSNNNTSLPSSSDTIEMQALDKSEYSKIPDVLVDDDHSIKTGTDSSSDTSNPYLRPSIELNGRISYLQDLEDLPQGRHLGLFSTIILFVSRILGSGIFSITSGIYQDCGQSIALFFAAWVIAAIASFGGLYVFLEMGSLVPRSGGAKVFLEFIYPHPKLLATVAFSVYSVMFGFTISNVLVFGEYLIHALGLEPSDFKTRFTGLIFLYFAAILHGVSVSHGVRIQNVLGGLKLVLVAVIVVAGIYVTAFPQSITGIENQLKWDRVFEVRSSASVSTFASAIIKASFAFSGWNSVHTVANEIKDPVRTLKIAGPVSLTIMAVTYFIANLAYLIVIPSDELANGSTLAGSILFTKIFGQFLGKKLLTLAVSLSAGGNIFVVIYTISRVDQEVFREGYLPFSRFMSSNWPCGAPLRTLLLSVAITTTVIVLFPGGDIYSYMVSLEGYPQQLAIALIAIGIFIIRKRYPELHSPIRAGVVGTISVFLISVYLLVGPFVSSKSPNPKGLENWPNYGVVAIICILACIGFWYVKFRLLPWLGGYELVSEEVQLSDGLPVKKWKKLHSYNSL, from the coding sequence atggtttcttcatcttttgATCTTGAGTTAAATCCAAATATACAGAGGAAAGATAATATTCCCCaaccttcttcttcatcaaataGGCTGTCAGCTTTGGAAATTAACAACGacaacgacaacaacaacagcaacaacaacaccagcCTTCCATCATCTCTGGATACAATAGAAATGCAAGCTTTGGATAAATCAGAGTATTCAAAAATACCAGATGTTCTAGTGGATGATGACCATCTGATAAAAACCGGTACTGATTCATCGTCTGATACTAGTAACCCATATTTACGAccttcaattgaattgaacGGTAGAATATCATATTTACAAGATTTAGAAGATCTACCACAGGGCCGACATCTAGGATTGTTTTCAAccattattttatttgttagTCGTATATTAGGAAGTGGTATATTCAGTATCACTAGTGGGATATATCAAGATTGTGGCCAATCAATAGCATTATTTTTCGCTGCATGGGTCATTGCTGCAATAGCATCATTTGGTGGACTTTATGTATTTTTGGAGATGGGCTCCTTGGTTCCTAGAAGTGGTGGTGCTAAAGTATTCCTTGAATTTATATATCCCCATCCAAAACTACTAGCAACAGTGGCATTTCTGGTTTACTCGGTTATGTTTGGCTTCACCATATCCAATGTGTTAGTGTTTGGCGAATATTTGATACATGCGTTAGGCTTGGAACCATCAGACTTCAAAACAAGATTCACTGGGTTGAtctttttatattttgcTGCAATTTTACATGGTGTTAGTGTGAGTCATGGGGTACGAATCCAAAATGTGTTGGGTGGTTTGAAATTAGTGTTAGTGGCGGTTATTGTGGTTGCAGGTATTTATGTGACAGCATTTCCTCAATCAATCACTGGGATTGAAAATCAACTTAAATGGGATAGGGTTTTCGAGGTGAGATCAAGTGCTAGTGTACTGACCTTTGCGTCAGCAATAATTAAAGCATCATTTGCATTCTCCGGTTGGAACTCAGTCCATACCGTTgctaatgaaattaaagaCCCAGTACGTACACTCAAGATTGCCGGTCCAGTTTCATTGACCATAATGGCAGTCACTTATTTTATTGCTAACTTGGCTTATTTAATAGTGATACCAAGCGACGAACTTGCTAATGGAAGTACACTTGCAGGATCAATATTGTTTACGAAAATTTTTGGTCAATTTTTAGGGAAGAAGTTGTTGACACTAGCTGTATCTTTATCTGCAGGTGGGaatatatttgttgttatttaCACCATTTCTCGAGTCGACCAAGAAGTGTTTCGTGAAGGTTATTTGCCATTTTCACGATTCATGTCCTCCAATTGGCCGTGTGGTGCACCATTGAGGACCTTGTTATTAAGTGTGGCCATAACCACTACTGTTATTGTGTTATTTCCAGGAGGTGATATCTACAGTTACATGGTATCTTTGGAAGGTTATCCACAACAGTTGGCTATTGCATTGATAGCAATTGGGATATTTATAATCCGCAAACGATACCCAGAACTACATTCACCCATTAGAGCAGGTGTTGTTGGTACAATATCGGTATTTCTTATCAGTGTATACTTGTTGGTTGGTCCATTTGTATCAAGTAAGAGTCCCAATCCAAAGGGGTTGGAGAACTGGCCAAATTATGGTGTGGTGGCAATAATCTGTATTCTTGCTTGTATCGGATTCTGGTACGTTAAATTTAGATTATTGCCATGGCTAGGAGGCTATGAATTAGTGTCTGAGGAAGTACAATTGAGTGACGGTTTACCAGTaaagaaatggaaaaagTTACATAGTTATAATAGTTTATAG